A genomic region of Gammaproteobacteria bacterium contains the following coding sequences:
- a CDS encoding APC family permease codes for MTKLTRVRKKDLGLGELIAIALGGMVGGGIFSILGIATENIGNATPIAILIGGLLALLAAYSYVKLALLYQDEGATYSFFKKSFPKNTLAASIIGWLIVFGYISTLALYAFTFSSYFCSQIEFFHTEIWQKIIAAAIISFFAIINLVSVKGMGKLEDLLVYTKIVILLFISGLLAGKGDFHNLVPIFESQTTLIQILIVSSITFVAYEGFQLVIHAYNEMENPQKNIPRAIYSAIFIATILYVALAISTLATIPKEIIISDKEYALAAGAATYLGKFGQFIVIFGALLATSSAISGTLFGASRLMAVIANDGYFPKPLGQKIKTYIPYKAIITMSALAFLLLATGGLQIILEFGSITFIIVSAIMAYTNFKKRHETGSSLILTITAMLGLVIAGLLIIYFEFTENREQFQYILTIYFLLGIGALVYSRRGNNS; via the coding sequence ATGACCAAGCTCACCAGAGTCAGAAAAAAAGATTTAGGATTAGGCGAATTGATTGCCATCGCTCTGGGCGGAATGGTCGGTGGCGGTATCTTTTCAATTCTGGGAATAGCCACTGAAAATATCGGCAATGCCACACCAATCGCCATTTTGATTGGCGGACTTTTGGCATTATTAGCTGCCTATTCCTATGTCAAACTGGCTTTACTTTATCAAGATGAGGGTGCAACCTATTCATTTTTCAAGAAATCTTTCCCCAAAAACACTCTGGCAGCTTCTATCATTGGCTGGCTGATTGTCTTTGGATATATCAGCACTTTAGCACTTTATGCTTTCACGTTCTCATCCTATTTTTGCAGTCAGATTGAATTCTTCCATACAGAAATCTGGCAAAAAATAATTGCCGCTGCCATCATATCTTTTTTCGCAATCATCAATCTCGTCAGCGTCAAAGGTATGGGAAAGCTGGAAGACTTACTCGTTTATACCAAAATTGTGATTTTGTTATTTATCTCCGGCTTGCTTGCAGGAAAAGGAGATTTTCACAACCTCGTACCCATATTTGAAAGTCAAACGACATTAATACAAATTCTTATCGTTTCTTCAATCACCTTCGTCGCATATGAGGGATTTCAATTGGTGATTCACGCCTATAACGAAATGGAAAACCCGCAGAAAAACATCCCGCGAGCCATTTATTCGGCAATATTCATAGCAACAATTCTTTATGTAGCCCTAGCGATTTCCACTCTGGCGACCATTCCCAAAGAAATCATCATCAGCGATAAAGAGTACGCACTAGCGGCGGGTGCAGCGACTTATTTAGGTAAATTCGGACAATTTATTGTGATATTTGGAGCTTTACTGGCGACATCGAGTGCTATCAGCGGAACTCTGTTTGGAGCCTCGCGTCTTATGGCTGTGATTGCCAACGACGGATATTTTCCCAAACCGCTGGGGCAAAAAATAAAAACATACATTCCCTACAAAGCCATTATCACCATGAGTGCTTTGGCATTCCTATTACTGGCAACCGGCGGACTGCAAATCATCCTTGAATTCGGTAGCATCACTTTTATCATCGTCTCCGCCATCATGGCTTATACCAACTTCAAAAAACGCCACGAAACAGGTTCGTCATTAATTTTAACAATTACTGCAATGCTAGGACTTGTTATCGCCGGATTGCTGATTATTTACTTTGAATTCACCGAAAACAGAGAACAATTCCAATATATCTTAACGATTTATTTCTTACTCGGGATTGGTGCTTTGGTTTATTCGAGGAGAGGGAATAATTCTTAA
- a CDS encoding tetratricopeptide repeat protein, with product MPAIGLALIIQVALAIHVVKTQREMYWIYIIMFIPVIGSAIYVFTQILPELQQSRTVHNATNSLIKAIDPQRELRKRKEQLQIANTLENKLKLADECYEAKMFDDAIELYQSCLKGVGEGDPNIMLKLAFAFFGKEQFQNSLQTLDDLIEMNPNFTSPDGHLLYARNHEMLKNHDKALEEYAVVSDNYPGEEGRVRYALLLIEKNQIEKAKQVLQDSIQRSKLAPKFYQKKERYWTNLAKSTLNKLP from the coding sequence ATGCCGGCAATTGGTTTAGCACTCATTATACAAGTCGCTCTCGCCATTCATGTGGTTAAAACTCAAAGAGAAATGTACTGGATTTATATCATCATGTTTATTCCGGTCATCGGCTCGGCAATTTATGTTTTCACACAAATTCTCCCTGAATTGCAACAATCCAGAACCGTTCACAATGCCACCAACAGTTTGATTAAAGCCATTGATCCACAACGTGAACTCCGCAAAAGAAAAGAACAACTGCAAATTGCCAACACTCTGGAAAACAAACTCAAATTAGCTGACGAATGCTATGAAGCGAAAATGTTCGATGATGCCATCGAACTTTACCAGTCCTGCCTCAAAGGCGTGGGTGAAGGTGATCCGAATATCATGCTTAAACTGGCTTTTGCTTTTTTTGGCAAAGAGCAATTCCAAAACTCTCTGCAAACATTGGATGATTTGATTGAAATGAATCCTAATTTCACCTCACCAGACGGACATTTGCTCTATGCCCGAAACCACGAAATGTTAAAAAATCACGATAAAGCACTCGAAGAATACGCCGTTGTTTCAGACAATTATCCCGGAGAAGAAGGTCGTGTGCGTTATGCACTTTTACTTATCGAAAAGAATCAAATAGAAAAAGCCAAGCAAGTCCTTCAAGATTCCATACAACGCAGTAAACTGGCACCCAAATTTTACCAAAAGAAAGAAAGATACTGGACCAATCTGGCAAAATCTACTTTAAATAAACTGCCATAA
- a CDS encoding molybdenum cofactor biosynthesis protein MoaE: MKSPFCHRLQEVEVFRLSENPINDSELKKQALDDECGGFVCFEGWVRNHNQGKSVLKLAYEAYTKLAEKEGNQIIQEAFEKFSIKKALCTHRIGTLAIGDMAVWVGVSAAHRDAAFKACRYILDEVKSRVPIWKNEHWTDGESGWVEQE, translated from the coding sequence ATGAAATCGCCTTTTTGCCACCGGCTTCAGGAGGTTGAAGTGTTTCGTCTCAGCGAGAATCCAATCAACGATAGCGAATTAAAAAAGCAAGCTCTGGATGACGAATGCGGTGGATTTGTCTGTTTTGAAGGCTGGGTGAGAAATCACAATCAAGGCAAATCGGTATTAAAACTCGCTTATGAGGCCTACACAAAATTAGCTGAAAAAGAAGGTAATCAAATTATCCAAGAGGCTTTTGAAAAATTTTCCATCAAAAAAGCTCTCTGCACTCACCGAATCGGAACATTGGCTATCGGTGATATGGCTGTTTGGGTTGGCGTTTCCGCCGCACACCGTGATGCCGCCTTCAAAGCATGTCGATACATACTTGACGAAGTCAAATCCAGAGTTCCCATCTGGAAAAATGAACACTGGACCGATGGTGAGTCCGGTTGGGTGGAACAGGAATAA
- a CDS encoding MoaD/ThiS family protein has protein sequence MKNIKVLFFGKLKEIWENNHLDLETESNNIEELYIELLKFASSEPFKPSIKVAINDEFCDWSTAIEDGDEIAFLPPASGG, from the coding sequence ATGAAAAATATAAAAGTTTTGTTTTTTGGAAAGCTCAAAGAAATTTGGGAAAATAATCATCTGGATTTAGAAACCGAAAGCAATAATATTGAAGAGCTATATATCGAATTGCTAAAATTCGCTTCATCAGAACCTTTCAAACCCAGTATTAAAGTTGCCATAAATGATGAATTCTGCGATTGGTCAACAGCGATTGAAGATGGTGATGAAATCGCCTTTTTGCCACCGGCTTCAGGAGGTTGA
- the moaC gene encoding cyclic pyranopterin monophosphate synthase MoaC — protein MTDLSHIDKNNNPTMVDVSDKSVTKRTAIATCTVIFPNEIKRYFQGDELVTKKGPVYHTAIIAGVMAAKKTHELIPFCHSLAIEKCKINIITNSDGNAEITCEVSLHHKTGVEMEALTGASVAALTIYDMCKALSHDMVITETKLIKKTGGKSDITL, from the coding sequence ATGACAGATTTAAGCCACATCGACAAAAATAACAACCCGACAATGGTTGATGTCAGTGATAAAAGCGTTACTAAGCGTACTGCAATTGCAACCTGCACCGTTATTTTCCCTAATGAAATCAAAAGATATTTCCAAGGCGATGAATTAGTAACAAAGAAAGGACCGGTGTATCACACCGCAATTATTGCCGGAGTGATGGCTGCCAAGAAAACTCATGAATTGATTCCTTTTTGTCACTCACTAGCTATCGAAAAATGTAAAATCAACATCATCACTAACAGCGATGGAAATGCAGAAATCACTTGTGAGGTTTCATTGCATCATAAAACCGGTGTGGAAATGGAAGCACTGACCGGTGCCAGCGTTGCGGCATTAACCATTTATGATATGTGTAAGGCATTGTCACATGATATGGTCATTACTGAAACTAAACTGATTAAGAAAACCGGTGGAAAATCAGATATAACCTTATGA
- a CDS encoding radical SAM protein produces the protein MLVDKLNRPIRDLRISVMDTCNYRCPYCMPKEKFDDNYQFLKPDERLSFDEIEKIVAVFANYGVNKIRITGGEPLLRKNLDQLISKIKEIKSIEDIALTTNGLLLEKQLPDLIKAGLDRVNISIDSLDPQLYHQMSGEKGQLDIVLNAIEAARNSSLKSVKLELCDSPE, from the coding sequence ATGTTAGTTGATAAACTCAATCGACCCATACGGGATTTAAGAATTTCGGTGATGGATACTTGCAATTACCGTTGTCCTTATTGTATGCCAAAAGAAAAATTTGATGATAATTACCAATTTTTAAAACCTGATGAACGTTTGAGTTTTGATGAAATCGAAAAGATTGTCGCGGTATTTGCGAACTATGGCGTCAATAAAATCCGCATCACTGGCGGAGAGCCCTTATTACGCAAAAATCTCGATCAACTAATTTCCAAAATTAAAGAAATCAAATCCATTGAGGATATTGCCTTAACCACCAATGGTTTACTGCTGGAGAAACAATTACCGGATTTGATAAAAGCCGGATTGGATCGAGTCAATATCAGCATTGATAGCTTAGACCCGCAACTTTATCACCAAATGTCCGGCGAAAAAGGTCAACTGGATATTGTTCTCAATGCGATCGAAGCGGCACGAAACTCCTCTCTTAAAAGTGTAAAACTGGAATTGTGTGATTCGCCGGAGTGA
- a CDS encoding 3-deoxy-D-manno-octulosonic acid kinase: protein MSESLVKKSGTCWIIAKDELKDDVTAEWFDDKFWLNNGRLLGASSGRGSAWMVKSGNTKMMLRHYYRGGVPAKFNKDKYFWSSLDKTRSFKEFRLLQKLQQLELPTPQPVAAQSCKKGLFYQANILIEYIPNTQVFSQLLNTDSNIEIWNSIGKTIALFHQKNVYHADLNAHNILIENETNKIYLIDFDNCSIKNPKKSWQKANLKRLKRSIDKLTDESHQTENHKKWKSLKQSYFSALNVS from the coding sequence ATGTCAGAAAGCCTTGTAAAAAAATCCGGGACTTGCTGGATTATTGCCAAAGATGAGCTGAAAGATGACGTCACAGCCGAATGGTTTGATGATAAATTCTGGCTCAACAACGGTCGGTTGTTAGGAGCGAGCAGCGGACGTGGATCAGCCTGGATGGTGAAATCAGGAAATACAAAAATGATGCTCAGGCATTATTATCGAGGTGGTGTGCCTGCCAAATTCAATAAAGATAAGTATTTTTGGTCATCTTTGGATAAAACCCGAAGTTTCAAAGAGTTTCGCTTATTGCAAAAACTTCAGCAACTGGAACTGCCTACTCCACAACCGGTTGCGGCTCAATCCTGTAAAAAAGGCTTGTTTTATCAGGCAAATATTTTGATTGAATACATCCCAAATACGCAGGTATTTTCACAATTGCTAAATACCGATAGCAATATTGAAATTTGGAATTCCATTGGAAAAACCATTGCATTGTTTCACCAAAAAAATGTTTATCATGCTGATTTGAATGCTCATAATATACTGATTGAGAACGAAACCAACAAAATTTATCTCATTGATTTTGATAATTGCAGCATTAAAAATCCAAAAAAATCATGGCAAAAAGCGAATCTTAAGCGTTTAAAGAGGTCAATAGATAAACTGACTGACGAGAGCCATCAAACTGAAAACCATAAAAAGTGGAAGTCCCTCAAACAATCCTATTTTTCTGCGCTCAATGTTAGTTGA
- a CDS encoding glycosyltransferase family 9 protein: MINSICILRLSAIGDVTHALPVIATLQNRFPNAKITWIIGKIEYKLMKGLKGVEFVLFDKSKGSKGYKEVKEQLKDTTFDVLLQMQYSFRANRLAWKIKAKQRVGFDKKRSREFHSYKLTHRIAAVEKQHVLDSFMEFTKVLGVKEKEFIYQWNIETEADDQKFVNQYIQKDRKNVIISPCSSKKTRNWSVENYAKIADYLVEKYQAHVIICGSPSPYEIEIAGEIEELCKHPVTNIAGKDTLKQLYLMMKSADLVISPDSGPMHIANAARTPVIGLHIATISKRSGAYNYPNLAIDVFDQAAGLVGKNPEKIRWGGQVVHPEAMNLITQEMVREKIDLVLGV, encoded by the coding sequence ATGATTAACTCCATTTGCATTCTGCGTTTATCTGCCATCGGTGATGTGACACATGCTTTACCGGTGATTGCCACTCTGCAAAATCGCTTCCCTAACGCCAAAATCACCTGGATTATCGGCAAAATAGAATATAAATTGATGAAAGGGTTGAAAGGTGTTGAGTTTGTATTATTCGATAAATCCAAAGGCTCAAAAGGCTATAAAGAAGTTAAAGAGCAACTGAAAGATACCACTTTTGATGTTTTGCTACAAATGCAATACTCTTTTCGTGCCAATCGTTTGGCATGGAAAATTAAAGCCAAACAACGCGTTGGGTTTGATAAAAAACGCTCCAGAGAATTTCACAGTTACAAATTGACACACCGAATTGCCGCTGTAGAAAAACAGCACGTCCTTGATAGTTTTATGGAGTTCACCAAAGTTTTAGGTGTGAAAGAAAAAGAATTTATCTATCAATGGAATATTGAAACCGAAGCGGATGATCAGAAATTTGTTAATCAATACATTCAGAAAGATAGAAAAAATGTAATTATCAGTCCTTGTTCCAGTAAAAAAACTCGGAACTGGTCTGTAGAAAACTATGCAAAAATTGCTGATTATTTGGTCGAAAAATATCAGGCTCATGTGATAATTTGCGGAAGCCCTTCTCCCTATGAGATTGAAATTGCAGGGGAAATTGAAGAGTTATGCAAACATCCGGTGACCAATATCGCCGGAAAAGACACCTTGAAACAATTGTATTTAATGATGAAGTCGGCTGATTTAGTGATTTCTCCAGATTCCGGTCCGATGCACATTGCCAATGCCGCCCGAACACCAGTGATTGGATTGCATATAGCGACTATATCAAAAAGAAGCGGAGCCTATAATTATCCGAATCTTGCAATCGATGTGTTTGATCAAGCCGCTGGTTTGGTTGGAAAAAATCCTGAAAAAATCCGTTGGGGCGGACAAGTTGTCCACCCTGAGGCAATGAATCTCATCACTCAGGAAATGGTGAGAGAAAAGATTGATTTGGTTCTGGGTGTATAG
- a CDS encoding AbrB/MazE/SpoVT family DNA-binding domain-containing protein, translating to MLTKIQKWGNSQGIRIPKIILESSLIELGEEVDISIENGRIVLTPTKRIHGRFAIADLVAEMPKEYNISEEDWGESEGKEEW from the coding sequence ATGCTTACAAAAATCCAGAAATGGGGAAATAGCCAGGGAATCAGAATTCCGAAAATTATCCTTGAAAGCTCTCTGATTGAGCTTGGTGAAGAGGTGGATATTTCTATTGAGAATGGAAGGATTGTTTTAACCCCAACAAAAAGGATTCATGGCCGGTTTGCGATTGCTGATCTGGTTGCTGAAATGCCAAAAGAATACAACATATCTGAAGAAGATTGGGGTGAATCTGAAGGAAAGGAAGAATGGTAA
- a CDS encoding type II toxin-antitoxin system PemK/MazF family toxin: MVNYIPEKGDFVVLNFNPQSGHEQKGKRPALVISNQHFNQATGLAVVCPLTNTNRRIPFHLDVSQTTTLTGFIMVEQMKSVDYRARRAKFIEKADKYLLNDVLSIVDACIYQ; the protein is encoded by the coding sequence ATGGTAAATTACATTCCTGAAAAAGGTGATTTTGTAGTTCTGAACTTTAATCCTCAATCCGGTCATGAACAAAAAGGGAAAAGACCTGCATTGGTTATCAGTAATCAGCATTTTAATCAAGCTACCGGATTAGCTGTTGTCTGCCCATTAACCAATACAAACAGAAGAATTCCATTTCATTTAGATGTATCGCAAACGACTACACTTACGGGTTTTATCATGGTTGAACAAATGAAATCCGTGGATTACAGAGCCAGAAGAGCTAAATTTATCGAAAAAGCTGATAAATATCTACTTAATGATGTCTTGAGTATTGTGGATGCTTGTATTTATCAGTAG